A stretch of the Gracilinanus agilis isolate LMUSP501 chromosome 4, AgileGrace, whole genome shotgun sequence genome encodes the following:
- the LOC123243920 gene encoding LOW QUALITY PROTEIN: 60S ribosomal protein L4-like (The sequence of the model RefSeq protein was modified relative to this genomic sequence to represent the inferred CDS: substituted 1 base at 1 genomic stop codon), with protein sequence MACVRPLISVYSEKGDVSGKNVTLPAVFKAPIRPDIVNFVHTNLRKNNRQPYAVSELAGHQTSAESWGTGRAVARIPRVRGRGTHHSGQGAFGNMCRGGRMFVPTKTWRRWHRRVNTTQKRYAICSALAASALPALVMSKGHRIEEVPELPLVVEDKVEGYKKTKEAVLLLKKLKAWNDIKKVYASQRMRAGKGKMRNRRHIQRRGPCIIYNEDNGIIKAFRNIPGITLLNVSKLNLLRLAPGGHVGRFCIWTESAFRKLDELYGTWRRPATLKSHYNLPMHKMTNTDLTRILKSPXIRRALRAPRKKIHRRVLKKNPLKNLRIMVKLNPYAKTMRRNTILRQAKNRRIRENKRAAALKKIMEAKKAIDEKKKKKLGGNKKLGGAKKVTGQKKPAEKKIGEKKPPAAKKPAAEKKPASEKKPPAQKKPAAEKKPAA encoded by the coding sequence ATGGCTTGTGTACGTCCCTTGATATCTGTGTACTCCGAAAAGGGGGATGTATCTGGCAAAAATGTTACTTTGCCTGCTGTCTTCAAGGCTCCAATTCGTCCAGATATTGTAAATTTTGTTCATACCAACTTGAGAAAAAATAACCGGCAACCTTATGCTGTCAGTGAATTAGCAGGTCATCAGACCAGTGCTGAGTCTTGGGGAACTGGCAGAGCTGTTGCTCGAATTCCTCGAGTTCGGGGTAGAGGGACTCATCACTCTGGCCAGGGTGCTTTTGGAAATATGTGCCGAGGAGGTCGCATGTTTGTTCCCACCAAGACTTGGCGTCGTTGGCATCGGAGAGTAAACACAACACAAAAACGTTATGCCATTTGTTCTGCCTTGGCAGCCTCTGCCCTGCCAGCACTGGTGATGTCAAAAGGTCACCGAATTGAAGAAGTCCCAGAACTTCCTCTGGTGGTTGAAGATAAAGTGGAGGGTTATAAGAAGACCAAGGAAGCAGTTCTGCTGCTTAAGAAGCTGAAGGCATGGAATGACATCAAAAAGGTCTATGCTTCTCAGCGTATGCGAGCTGGTAAAGGTAAAATGAGAAACCGTCGTCATATCCAGCGTAGGGGACCTTGTATCATCTACAATGAAGATAATGGTATTATCAAGGCTTTCAGAAACATTCCTGGTATTACTCTCCTTAATGTGAGCAAATTAAACCTATTGAGACTTGCTCCTGGTGGGCATGTTGGGCGTTTCTGTATTTGGACTGAAAGTGCCTTCCGTAAGTTGGATGAGCTGTATGGTACATGGCGCAGGCCTGCTACCCTGAAGAGTCACTACAACCTTCCAATGCACAAGATGACCAACACAGACCTTACCAGGATTTTGAAAAGCCCATAAATCCGTAGGGCCCTCCGCGCACCACGCAAAAAGATTCATCGACGAGTACTCAAGAAGAATCCTCTGAAGAACTTGAGAATCATGGTGAAACTAAACCCATATGCCAAGACAATGCGCCGAAATACAATTCTACGCCAAGCTAAGAATCGGAGaatcagagaaaacaaaagagcTGCTGCACTAAAGAAGATTATGGAGGCAAAGAAGGCAatagatgagaagaaaaagaaaaagcttggtGGTAATAAGAAGCTTGGAGGAGCAAAGAAGGTTACCGGGCAGAAGAAGCCAGCTGAAAAGAAGATTGGAGAAAAGAAGCCTCCAGCAGCAAAGAAACCTGCTGCAGAAAAGAAGCCTGCTTCAGAAAAGAAACCACCTGCCCAGAAGAAACCTGCAGCTGAGAAGAAACCTGCAGCATAA